A window of the Mus pahari chromosome 1, PAHARI_EIJ_v1.1, whole genome shotgun sequence genome harbors these coding sequences:
- the Rps13 gene encoding 40S ribosomal protein S13 → MGRMHAPGKGLSQSALPYRRSVPTWLKLTSDDVKEQIYKLAKKGLTPSQIGVILRDSHGVAQVRFVTGNKILRILKSKGLAPDLPEDLYHLIKKAVAVRKHLERNRKDKDAKFRLILIESRIHRLARYYKTKRVLPPNWKYESSTASALVA, encoded by the exons ATGGGTCGCATGCACGCTCCCGG GAAGGGCCTGTCCCAGTCGGCGCTGCCCTACCGCCGTAGCGTCCCGACG TGGCTGAAGTTGACGTCGGACGACGTGAAGGAACAGATTTACAAGTTGGCCAAGAAAGGCCTGACTCCCTCCCAGATAG GTGTGATCCTGAGGGACTCGCACGGTGTGGCACAGGTCCGTTTTGTGACTGGAAATAAAATCTTGAGAATCCTCAAGTCCAAAGGCCTTGCCCCTGACCTCCCTGAGGATCTCTACCATTTGATTAAGAAAGCGGTTGCTGTCCGAAAGCACCTTGAGAGGAACAGAAAG gataaGGATGCTAAATTCCGCCTGATTCTGATAGAGAGCAGAATTCACCGATTGGCTCGATACTATAAGACTAAGCGGGTGCTCCCGCCCAATTGGAAATA tgagtcGTCCACAGCCTCTGCTCTAGTGGCATAA